A window from Bacteroidota bacterium encodes these proteins:
- a CDS encoding class I SAM-dependent DNA methyltransferase — translation MSNGNTSSIIQKVWSFCNTLRDDGVGYGDYLEQLTYLLFLKMADEYSKPPYNRKLPIPKEYTWDKLTTPKGAALETHYNNLLRDLAKEKNILGQIFTKSQNKIQDPAKLSRLIDLIDKEQWSTMAADVKGEIYEGLLEKNAEDTKSGAGQYFTPRALIKTMVQCVRPEPKKTIADPACGTGGFFLAAYDFLSSQDLDKEQRKFLKYNTFYGNEIVASTRRLALMNLFLHNIGDIDSENFISSADALVSSPSKTFDYVLANPPFGKKSSMTFTNEEGEQEKEELTYNRQDFWVTTSNKQLNFVQHIRTMLKTDGKAAVVVPDNVLFEGGAGETVRKQLLDKTDLHTILRLSTGIFYANGVKANVLFFDNKPASKEPWTKDVWIFDYRTNTHHTLKKNRMQFEDLKEFIDCYNPKNRNKRKATWSESNPDGRWRRFTYEEIINRDKTSLDITWIKDKSLADLDNLPDPDVLAIEIVENLEAGLENFREIIDSINGKKS, via the coding sequence ATGAGCAACGGCAACACATCAAGCATAATCCAAAAGGTCTGGTCGTTCTGTAACACACTCCGCGATGATGGAGTTGGGTACGGAGATTACCTCGAACAACTCACGTACCTGCTCTTTCTCAAAATGGCAGATGAGTATAGTAAACCTCCATACAACAGAAAACTGCCTATCCCAAAAGAATATACGTGGGATAAATTAACAACGCCTAAAGGCGCGGCATTAGAAACACATTACAATAATTTGCTGCGCGATCTTGCCAAAGAAAAAAATATACTCGGTCAGATATTTACCAAGAGCCAGAATAAAATCCAGGATCCCGCGAAACTCTCCCGCCTCATTGATCTGATAGACAAAGAGCAATGGAGTACAATGGCGGCAGATGTAAAAGGAGAAATCTACGAAGGGCTGTTAGAGAAAAACGCGGAAGATACAAAAAGCGGTGCCGGACAATACTTTACACCGCGTGCGCTAATTAAAACAATGGTGCAATGTGTACGTCCCGAACCTAAAAAGACCATTGCCGATCCTGCGTGTGGTACAGGCGGATTTTTCCTTGCTGCGTACGACTTCCTCTCATCTCAGGATTTAGATAAAGAGCAGAGAAAGTTTTTAAAGTATAACACCTTTTACGGCAATGAAATAGTAGCAAGCACCAGACGCCTTGCACTCATGAACCTGTTCCTGCATAACATCGGCGATATCGACAGCGAAAACTTTATCTCGTCTGCTGATGCGCTGGTATCTTCTCCATCTAAAACATTTGATTATGTACTTGCAAATCCTCCATTTGGCAAGAAAAGCAGTATGACCTTTACAAACGAAGAAGGAGAGCAGGAAAAAGAAGAGCTTACTTACAATCGTCAGGATTTTTGGGTAACGACAAGCAACAAGCAGTTAAACTTTGTCCAGCACATCCGCACTATGTTAAAGACTGACGGTAAAGCTGCAGTCGTTGTACCAGATAATGTTTTGTTTGAAGGAGGTGCAGGCGAAACAGTCCGAAAGCAATTATTAGATAAAACAGATCTGCACACGATTCTGCGTTTATCAACGGGAATATTTTATGCGAACGGTGTAAAAGCAAATGTATTATTCTTCGATAACAAACCCGCATCAAAAGAACCGTGGACAAAAGATGTTTGGATCTTCGATTACCGAACTAATACACACCACACACTCAAAAAAAACCGGATGCAGTTTGAGGATTTAAAGGAATTTATCGATTGCTACAATCCAAAGAACCGGAACAAACGAAAAGCAACGTGGAGTGAATCGAATCCAGACGGACGTTGGCGGAGATTTACCTACGAAGAAATTATCAATCGCGATAAAACAAGTCTCGACATTACATGGATAAAAGATAAGTCTTTAGCTGATCTTGATAACCTTCCCGACCCGGATGTGCTTGCGATAGAGATAGTAGAGAATTTAGAAGCGGGACTTGAAAACTTCCGAGAGATTATAGATTCGATTAATGGGAAGAAGTCGTAA
- a CDS encoding tryptophanase: MLVKLSNGREIPVEMHKVRIVQKTNLIPVDQRLKAIEEGGYNTFSLRTRDIFLDMLTDSGTNAMSDNQLAAMMVSDDAYAGCESYYKLLAAVNDVLRFEYLLPVHQGRAAEHLLAKVFVKPGDVVPMNYHFTTTKVHFELAGGTVLEIFTDEALKTESSVQFKGDLDIQKFKDVIKKYGADKVPFIRMEATTNLIGGQPFSMENLREVKKIASENKIPLVFDGSLLSENAYFIKKREKGYENKSIQEIIWELMSYADIFYLSGRKSTCVRGGFIATNNKKYFEDIKNWLPVYEGFLTYGGMSTKEIEAMAVGLREMTELNVAGSAAEFVKYFVEKLVESKLPVVTPAGGLACHLDAMRFLPHIPQSQYPAGALSAAVYIASGIRSMERGTVSMERDKDGNEVYADIELARLAVPRRVYTMSQIDYAVDRLVWLYKHRDLVKGLKFVEEPPVLRFFFGKLAALENWGRILADAFKKDFGEGY, encoded by the coding sequence ATGTTAGTAAAACTTTCGAACGGGAGAGAAATTCCCGTTGAGATGCACAAAGTCAGGATTGTGCAAAAAACAAACCTTATTCCTGTCGACCAGCGGCTAAAAGCCATTGAAGAAGGCGGCTACAATACATTCTCACTACGCACTCGCGATATTTTTTTAGACATGCTCACCGATAGCGGCACTAACGCTATGAGCGATAACCAGCTCGCCGCTATGATGGTATCCGACGATGCCTACGCTGGCTGCGAGAGCTACTACAAACTTCTCGCCGCCGTAAATGATGTCCTGAGGTTTGAATACCTCCTGCCCGTCCACCAAGGCAGAGCCGCCGAACATTTATTAGCCAAAGTATTTGTAAAACCCGGCGACGTCGTCCCAATGAACTACCACTTCACCACAACCAAAGTTCACTTCGAGTTAGCCGGCGGAACAGTTCTTGAAATTTTCACCGACGAGGCTCTGAAAACCGAAAGCTCCGTCCAGTTCAAAGGCGACCTGGATATCCAAAAGTTCAAAGATGTCATCAAGAAATATGGAGCTGATAAGGTTCCTTTCATCAGAATGGAAGCGACAACAAATCTTATAGGCGGGCAACCATTCTCTATGGAAAATTTGAGAGAGGTGAAAAAGATAGCTTCCGAAAATAAAATTCCGCTTGTGTTCGACGGGAGTTTACTTTCTGAGAATGCTTACTTTATTAAAAAGCGCGAGAAAGGATATGAGAATAAATCCATCCAGGAAATTATCTGGGAGCTGATGAGTTACGCAGATATATTTTATCTCTCAGGTCGCAAAAGTACCTGCGTCCGCGGCGGTTTCATTGCAACCAACAACAAAAAATATTTTGAGGATATAAAAAACTGGCTTCCCGTGTACGAAGGTTTTCTGACTTACGGCGGTATGTCCACAAAAGAAATTGAAGCTATGGCAGTTGGTTTGCGTGAGATGACCGAGCTTAACGTTGCAGGCAGCGCGGCTGAGTTTGTAAAATATTTTGTTGAGAAACTTGTAGAAAGCAAGCTGCCCGTTGTTACACCGGCAGGCGGATTGGCATGCCATCTCGATGCGATGCGCTTTCTGCCTCACATACCTCAATCGCAGTACCCGGCAGGAGCTTTATCCGCGGCGGTGTATATCGCTTCCGGTATTCGCAGTATGGAGCGAGGCACAGTCTCGATGGAAAGAGACAAAGACGGTAACGAAGTTTATGCCGATATTGAGCTTGCCCGGCTCGCAGTGCCGCGCCGTGTTTACACAATGTCCCAGATAGATTACGCAGTTGACCGCTTGGTTTGGTTATACAAGCATAGAGATTTGGTTAAGGGATTAAAGTTTGTAGAAGAGCCGCCCGTGCTTAGATTCTTCTTCGGTAAATTAGCAGCTTTGGAAAATTGGGGAAGAATATTAGCCGATGCGTTCAAAAAAGATTTTGGGGAGGGATATTAA
- a CDS encoding MFS transporter: MENILQPNVQNLKPEPSAFYRWVVLVFISFAMFGNYYIYDSISPLADLLATQLNFTNSDIGLLQAIYSFPNIIMVLIGGLIIDRIGTRKSVFIFTSLIMIGALVTAVRGDLYLMAAGRLIFGLGAESMIVAITTIIARWFKGKELSFAFGLNLTVARFGSFMALNSPSWGKSLYNYWQSPLWITVAAGVFAIFCILIYYFMDAYASKNYKLAKEGNQDKIVFKEIFKFGTSFWFITALCVTFYSAMFPFQTFAIKFFQEAHGTTREVGGNLSSLLTLAAMFFTPLFGLLADKIGKRSLLMMFGSLLIIPVYLIMAYKVDLASYIGLSGGLPVDLAFFGIEQTIIPYYLIVPMSMMGIAFSLIPAVMWPSVALVVDESRLGTAYGLMTMIQNIGLFGFNLLIGYANDISGASAANPAGYNAGMWIFSALGFFGLLFATLLRRCEMGPNGHGLELAKGKK, encoded by the coding sequence ATGGAAAACATTCTGCAACCAAATGTACAGAATTTAAAACCCGAACCGTCGGCGTTTTACCGGTGGGTAGTTTTAGTATTTATCAGTTTCGCGATGTTTGGTAACTACTATATCTACGATAGTATCAGTCCGCTTGCCGATTTACTTGCTACGCAATTAAATTTTACCAACTCGGATATCGGATTACTGCAAGCAATCTACAGTTTTCCAAACATCATAATGGTTCTGATTGGTGGATTAATTATTGATAGAATAGGAACCAGAAAATCTGTTTTTATTTTTACATCTCTCATCATGATTGGTGCATTAGTAACTGCGGTTCGTGGCGATTTGTACTTAATGGCAGCGGGTAGATTAATATTTGGTTTAGGCGCCGAGTCGATGATAGTTGCCATCACTACTATTATCGCGAGGTGGTTTAAAGGAAAGGAGCTGTCGTTCGCATTCGGTTTGAATTTGACCGTGGCAAGATTCGGTTCCTTTATGGCGCTGAATTCTCCGAGCTGGGGAAAAAGTTTGTATAACTACTGGCAGTCGCCTTTGTGGATAACTGTAGCTGCCGGAGTATTTGCGATCTTCTGTATTCTCATTTATTATTTCATGGATGCGTATGCGTCTAAAAATTACAAATTAGCAAAGGAAGGGAATCAGGATAAAATTGTATTTAAAGAGATATTTAAGTTTGGTACATCGTTCTGGTTTATAACGGCTTTATGCGTAACATTCTATTCGGCGATGTTCCCGTTTCAGACTTTCGCGATAAAGTTTTTTCAGGAAGCACACGGAACAACTCGTGAAGTGGGTGGCAATCTCTCGAGTCTGCTGACATTAGCTGCAATGTTTTTTACACCGCTCTTCGGTTTGTTGGCTGATAAAATAGGTAAGCGTTCTTTATTGATGATGTTTGGCTCGCTTCTCATAATTCCGGTTTATTTAATTATGGCATACAAAGTTGACCTCGCTTCTTATATAGGTTTAAGCGGTGGTTTACCGGTTGACCTCGCCTTCTTCGGAATTGAACAAACCATCATTCCATATTATTTAATTGTTCCGATGTCGATGATGGGGATTGCATTCTCACTCATACCTGCTGTAATGTGGCCCTCCGTTGCTTTAGTCGTTGATGAATCCAGATTAGGTACAGCTTATGGTTTGATGACGATGATACAGAATATCGGTTTGTTCGGATTTAATTTATTAATTGGATATGCGAATGATATTTCAGGTGCAAGCGCTGCTAATCCCGCTGGCTATAATGCCGGAATGTGGATATTTTCAGCATTAGGATTTTTTGGACTTTTGTTTGCAACTTTGTTACGACGCTGTGAGATGGGTCCTAATGGACACGGTTTGGAGTTGGCGAAAGGGAAAAAATAA
- a CDS encoding aminopeptidase: protein MKNELDNASEIAIRDCMGLQNGETVLVVTDEPLRKIGYSLWQAAKNLGSSESVIIEMQPRKTNGEEPPKQIAELMKQFVIVLCPTSKSLTHTDSRRLATALGVRIATLPGVTEEIMIRCMNADYHKIAERTFKLCELMEKTKVIHVTSPGGTDITMPIEGRSSHASSGLFREKGQWGNLPTGEAYLAPVEGKSNGVVVVDGSMAGVGMIKTHIKIVVKDGYAADITGGEEAEKLVKLLEPHGLDGRNVAEFGIGTNDKAILTGLILEDEKVMGTIHIAFGDNKSMGGSVRVASHLDGLVKNPDVWFDEKLIMKDGKFIA, encoded by the coding sequence ATGAAAAACGAATTAGATAACGCTTCTGAAATCGCTATACGCGATTGTATGGGATTGCAAAACGGCGAAACTGTCCTTGTTGTAACCGATGAGCCACTCCGCAAAATCGGCTACTCGCTCTGGCAAGCAGCTAAAAACTTAGGCTCCTCTGAATCAGTCATCATCGAGATGCAGCCGCGCAAAACTAACGGTGAAGAACCACCAAAGCAAATCGCTGAATTAATGAAGCAATTCGTTATTGTTTTATGCCCGACTTCAAAATCGTTAACTCACACAGACTCACGGCGGCTTGCTACTGCGCTCGGTGTTCGTATCGCAACATTGCCTGGTGTAACTGAAGAAATTATGATTCGCTGTATGAACGCCGACTATCATAAAATTGCTGAACGAACTTTTAAACTCTGTGAGTTGATGGAGAAGACGAAAGTAATTCATGTAACATCGCCGGGCGGAACTGATATCACGATGCCGATTGAAGGGCGCTCGTCACACGCAAGTTCAGGACTGTTTCGTGAAAAAGGACAGTGGGGGAATTTACCGACCGGTGAAGCTTACCTCGCACCCGTAGAAGGTAAATCGAACGGTGTTGTTGTAGTTGACGGCTCGATGGCTGGCGTTGGAATGATCAAAACTCATATAAAAATTGTTGTTAAAGATGGATATGCAGCTGATATTACCGGCGGTGAAGAAGCCGAAAAATTAGTAAAACTTTTGGAACCGCACGGGCTTGATGGGCGCAATGTTGCAGAGTTTGGTATTGGCACAAACGATAAAGCAATTTTGACCGGCTTGATTTTGGAAGACGAAAAAGTGATGGGCACAATTCACATTGCTTTCGGCGACAACAAGTCGATGGGCGGTAGCGTCCGCGTTGCAAGTCATCTCGATGGTTTAGTGAAAAACCCGGATGTGTGGTTCGACGAGAAATTAATTATGAAAGATGGCAAATTTATAGCGTAG
- a CDS encoding efflux RND transporter periplasmic adaptor subunit: protein MKKKLIYISTALIVIIVALYFFVFRGSSEEIKYRTEKISKGDVVVQVRATGTVNPVQTVQVGSQVSGTLAKIYVDFNSIVKAGQIIAQIDPTFLAASVKESEANLERVQAQVNEAKRNLNRFIELFSKALVSQAEMDAAQTNYETSLAQLKQAEASLDRARVNLRYATIKAPIDGVVISRDIDVGQTVAASLQAPKLFVIANDLKKMQVEANVDEADIGNIQIEQDVTFTVDAHSGKEFKGTVTQIRLAPQTVQNVVTYTVIIEVPNPDLKLMPGMTATVSILIDEKNDVLRVPAIALRFQPPAEVVEKIEKEVAEKFNGNKSSDSASHSNGEPRMRSFGGGGGSMPGSGMSGEFPRGERRRGGMRQIQRVWLIDSTGNLKSAPVRTGLSDNRYVEVKGGFLKEGDEIVIGMEMPSASGPQAQQTNPFAPRTQTGPGTRRMGF from the coding sequence ATGAAGAAAAAACTAATATACATATCAACCGCATTAATAGTAATTATTGTTGCTTTATACTTTTTTGTTTTCCGGGGTTCTTCTGAAGAAATCAAATACAGAACCGAAAAAATTAGCAAGGGCGATGTTGTCGTACAAGTCCGTGCTACAGGAACTGTAAATCCTGTTCAAACTGTTCAAGTCGGATCACAAGTCAGTGGCACTCTTGCCAAAATTTATGTCGATTTCAACAGTATTGTTAAAGCCGGTCAAATTATTGCACAGATCGATCCGACCTTCTTGGCTGCATCAGTGAAAGAATCCGAGGCAAACCTTGAGCGTGTGCAAGCGCAGGTAAATGAGGCAAAGCGCAACCTTAATCGCTTTATAGAGCTGTTCAGTAAAGCGCTTGTTTCCCAAGCCGAGATGGATGCTGCTCAAACAAATTACGAGACATCGCTTGCCCAGCTGAAGCAAGCCGAGGCATCTCTTGACAGGGCGCGGGTTAACTTGCGATATGCAACTATCAAAGCTCCAATAGACGGAGTCGTTATTTCGCGAGACATTGATGTCGGACAGACCGTAGCGGCAAGTTTGCAAGCGCCGAAATTGTTTGTAATTGCTAACGACTTGAAAAAAATGCAAGTGGAAGCAAACGTTGACGAAGCTGACATCGGAAATATTCAAATAGAACAGGATGTTACATTTACTGTCGATGCACATTCGGGTAAAGAGTTTAAAGGGACTGTAACACAAATCCGGTTAGCACCGCAAACTGTTCAAAATGTAGTTACATATACTGTCATCATCGAAGTTCCGAATCCTGATTTGAAGCTGATGCCGGGTATGACTGCAACAGTTTCCATTTTAATCGATGAGAAGAATGATGTTTTAAGAGTTCCGGCGATTGCTCTCCGGTTTCAACCCCCTGCCGAAGTAGTAGAAAAAATTGAAAAAGAAGTAGCTGAAAAATTTAATGGGAATAAATCGTCCGACAGTGCAAGTCATAGCAACGGTGAACCACGTATGCGCTCTTTCGGTGGCGGTGGTGGCTCTATGCCCGGCTCAGGAATGTCCGGTGAGTTCCCTCGCGGCGAACGGCGGCGAGGCGGGATGCGACAAATACAAAGAGTTTGGTTAATTGATAGCACGGGTAACTTAAAGTCTGCACCCGTTAGAACGGGTCTTTCGGATAACCGATATGTTGAAGTTAAAGGTGGCTTCCTTAAGGAGGGAGATGAAATTGTAATCGGAATGGAAATGCCCAGCGCCAGTGGACCACAAGCTCAACAAACGAATCCATTTGCGCCGCGTACTCAAACAGGACCCGGCACGCGTAGAATGGGTTTTTAA